The following coding sequences lie in one Vespula pensylvanica isolate Volc-1 chromosome 7, ASM1446617v1, whole genome shotgun sequence genomic window:
- the LOC122630618 gene encoding protein transport protein Sec24C isoform X1, translating to MSGPSIKGQQYPPMPGPPNPGHHYSEPPNINAPPLSGQPNMFPPPLPNQQNFVKSPPSMMGQQNFSGLQSSGYQMQSNIQPPMTNMSGPPKHPMYSVPPTSQGQLLNSLVPNQLPQYSSPISHNNQNISNPSASMPPSSQNIMSSTVTSVSPSSQNSMSNALPHMPPSGQSTMSNLPAKMPPSSQSVMSNTAAQMPPNNQTPMSNTLAQMPPGTQNMISNTMAQMPPNNQNLINASAHMPPSSQNMSNATAQMPPSSQNMMSNATAQMPPSSQNMMSNATAQMPPSSQNIMSNAAPQMPPSSQNFMSNSGAEMQPRSQSMMSNATPQMPPTSQSLMSNSGVEMPPRSQSMMSNTMAQMPPTSQNLMSNSGAEIQPRSQSMMPNVAGQMPPRSQNISNTSAHMPPSSQNMMSNPLNRMPLSSQTMSNTPAQMPSSSQNMSNTMTQMPPSSQNKISEQAFITNPPVYEQSGQSHVPPLSDYPLPQPGRQYPSAPPMSGQTMTNPGLNRAMPPPMTNYQQGGYPQPGYHNQTDMYVNQRSPYPSGPMSSTESYQPGMQPQQARRLDPEQMPSPIQVIQDDQRTKGGVFVTNQIGLVPPLVTTKFVTQDQGNASPRYIRSTMYTVPTTADIIKQTRVPFALILSPMARVEEGEYEPPVVDMGEIGPVRCIRCKAYMSPFMQFIDAGRRFQCMFCKATTEVPAEYFQHLDHRGQRMDRYERPELMLGTYEYIATKEYCRNNIFPKPPAMIFVIDVSYNTIKSGLVNLLCAEMKSIIKHLPVDVDQTKSNMKVGFVTYNNTVHFYNVNPCLTQPQMMVVGDVQDVFMPLLDGFLCDIEESETVIDSLMAQIPAMFADTRETETILAPAIRAGLEALKASECAGKLIVFHSSLPIAEAPGKLKNRDDRKLLGTDKEKSVLAPQNNVYNNLGQECVDVGCSVDLFVFNNSYVDIATISQICRLTGGEVYKYTYFQADVDGDRLVSDVITNVSRPIAFDARMRLRTSTGVRATDFYGHFFMSNTTEMELASIDCNKAVAVEIKHDDKLTEDEGVYIQAALLYTSCGGVRRLRILNLSLKTSSQMAELYRTCDLDAIVNYFSKESVFKVIESTPRAVKDNLIARCANMLAAYRKNCASASNAGQLILPECMKLLPLYVNCILKSDAVTGGSDMTIDDRSFVMQAVATMPISISVVYMYPRLLPLHDVDPDSTDLPQMLRCSIDKFTEDGAYLLENSVHMFLWLGVALSPQWVKAVFDVPSVIKIDTDRNTLPVLDNSLNKRIREIIDQIRIERHRCMRLTIVRQREKLEMVLRHFLIEDRGNDGSPSYVDFLCHMHKEIREILKP from the exons ATGTCTGGGCCATCCATTAAAGGACAGCAGTATCCCCCCATGCCAGGACCACCAAATCCAGGACATCATTATTCTGAACCTCCTAATATAAATGCACCACCTTTATCTGGCCAACCAAACATGTTTCCACCACCATTGCCGAatcaacaaaattttgttaaatcacCGCCTTCGATGATGGGACAGCAGAATTTTTCTGGTTTGCAATCTTCTGGATATCAAATGCAATCCAACATTCAACCTCCGATGACAAATATGTCTGGGCCACCCAAACATCCTATGTATTCCGTTCCACCTACTAGCCAGGgacaattattaaattctctTGTACCAAATCAGCTTCCGCAATATTCAAGTCCTATATCacataataatcaaaatatatctaatccTTCAGCTTCTATGCCACCCAGTAGTCAAAATATAATGTCTAGTACGGTAACGTCAGTATCACCTAGCAGTCAAAATTCAATGTCCAATGCTTTGCCTCATATGCCACCTAGTGGCCAAAGCACAATGTCTAATCTTCCCGCAAAAATGCCACCCAGTAGTCAAAGTGTTATGTCAAATACGGCAGCACAAATGCCACCGAATAATCAAACCCCTATGTCTAATACTTTGGCTCAAATGCCACCTGGTACTCAAAATATGATTTCTAATACCATGGCACAAATGCCAcctaataatcaaaatttgataaatGCTTCGGCTCATATGCCACCGAGTTCTCAAAACATGTCTAACGCCACAGCTCAAATGCCACCTAGTTCTCAGAACATGATGTCTAACGCTACGGCTCAAATGCCACCTAGTTCTCAGAACATGATGTCTAATGCTACGGCTCAA ATGCCGCCTAGTTCTCAGAACATAATGTCTAATGCTGCTCCTCAAATGCCACCTAGTTCACAAAATTTCATGTCTAATTCTGGGGCTGAAATGCAACCCAGATCACAGAGCATGATGTCTAATGCTACTCCTCAGATGCCACCTACTTCGCAAAGTCTTATGTCTAATTCTGGGGTTGAAATGCCACCTAGATCACAGAGCATGATGTCTAATACTATGGCCCAAATGCCACCAACTTCGCAAAACCTTATGTCTAATTCTGGGGCTGAAATACAACCTAGATCACAAAGCATGATGCCTAATGTTGCAGGTCAAATGCCACCCAGATcgcaaaatatatctaatacttCGGCTCATATGCCACCTAGCTCGCAAAATATGATGTCTAACCCTTTAAATCGAATGCCACTTAGCTCGCAAACTATGTCTAATACACCGGCTCAAATGCCATCTAGCTCACAGAATATGTCCAACACTATGACTCAAATGCCACCTAGCTCTCAAAACAAAATCTCGGAACAAGCTTTCATTACAAACCCACCTGTGTATGAACAAAGTGGACAAAGTCATGTACCTCCTTTATCTGATTATCCTTTACCTCAACCGGGACGACAATATCCTTCTGCTCCTCCAATGTCTGGACAAACTATGACAAATCCTGGTCTTAATCGTGCAATGCCTCCACCTATGACAAATTATCAACAAGGAGGTTATCCTCAACCAGGATACCACAATCAGACG gatatgtatgtaaatcaAAGAAGTCCTTATCCAAGTGGTCCAATGAGTTCTACAGAAAGTTATCAGCCAGGTATGCAACCTCAACAAGCCAGACGCCTGGATCCTGAACAAATGCCCAGTCCA atacaaGTTATACAAGATGATCAACGTACAAAAGGTGGTGTGTTTGTTACGAATCAAATAGGATTAGTTCCACCATTAGTAACTACCAAGTTTGTAACACAAGATCAAGGAAATGCATCCCCTAGATATATTAGATCTACAATGTATACTGTTCCTACTACAGcagatattataaaacaa aCTAGGGTTCCTTTTGCTTTAATACTAAGTCCAATGGCACGTGTTGAAGAAGGAGAATACGAACCACCAGTTGTTGATATGGGAGAAATTGGTCCAGTCCGTTGTATACGTTGTAAAGCGTATATGAGTCCATTTATGCAGTTTATTGACGCTGGACGTAGATTTCAATGCATGTTTTGTAAAGCTACGACGGAAG TTCCAGcagaatattttcaacatttgGATCATAGAGGTCAACGTATGGATCGTTATGAAAGACCAGAATTAATGTTGGGAACGTACGAATATATTGCTACAAAAGAATATTGCAGa aacaatatttttccaaaacCACCAGCAATGATATTTGTTATCGATGTTTCATACAACACGATCAAATCTGGTttagtaaatttattatgtgCGGAGATGAAATccataataaaacatttaccAGTTGATGTTGATCAAACGAAGTCGAATATGAAAGTAGGTTTCGTAACGTACAACAACACAGTACACTTTTACAATGTTAATCCTTGTCTTACTCAACCACAAATGATGGTTGTGGGTGATGTACAAGATGTATTTATGCCTCTACTCGACGGATTCTTATGTGACATCGAAGAAAGCGAGACAGTTATCGATAGTTTGATGGCACAGATACCAGCTATGTTTGCAGATACACGTGAAACAGAAACTATTTTGGCTCCTGCCATACGAGCTGGACTTGAAGCATTAAag GCTTCAGAATGCGCAGGAAAGTTAATAGTATTTCATTCGTCTTTACCTATTGCCGAAGCTCCAGGCAAATTGAAAAATCGTGACGATCGCAAGTTACTTGGTactgataaagaaaaatcagtattag CTCCGCAAAATAACGTTTATAACAATTTAGGACAAGAATGTGTCGATGTTGGATGTAGCGTcgatcttttcgtttttaataattcgtaCGTGGATATTGCAACTATAAGTCAAATATGTCGGCTTACTGGAGGTgaagtttataaatatacatactttcAA GCTGATGTTGATGGTGACAGATTGGTATCCGATGTTATTACTAATGTCAGTAGACCAATTGCTTTCGATGCACGTATGCGTTTACGTACCTCTACGGGTGTTAGAGCAACAGATTTCTATGGACATTTCTTTATGTCAAATACCACCGAAATGGAGTTGGCTAGTATAGATTGTAATAAG GCTGTTGCTGTTGAGATTAAACACGACGATAAATTGACGGAAGATGaaggtgtatatatacaagctgctttattatatacttcttGCGGAGGTGTTAGGCGATTACGTATTTTAAATCTCAGTTTGAAGACTTCTTCGCAAATGGCCGAGTTATATCGTACTTGCGATTTAGATgctattgttaattatttctccAAAGAAA GTGTGTTTAAAGTAATTGAATCAACGCCAAGAGCCGTCAAAGATAACTTAATCGCAAGATGTGCGAACATGCTTGCGGCGTATAGGAAAAATTGTGCTTCTGCGTCCAACGCCGGTCAATTGATATTACCGGAATGTATGAAGTTACTTCCATTATATGTTAATTGCATATTGAAAAGCGATGCAGTTACTGGTG GCTCGGATATGACAATAGATGATAGATCATTTGTTATGCAAGCGGTTGCTACAATGCCTATTTCGATATCCGTTGTTTACATGTATCCTAGATTACTTCCTCTGCATGATGTTGATCCAGATAGCACAGATTTACCTCAGATGTTACGTTGTTCTATCGACAAATTTACGGAGGATGGAGCTTATTTACTTG aaaaCAGTGTGCATATGTTCTTGTGGTTAGGTGTAGCACTTTCTCCGCAATGGGTAAAAGCAGTCTTCGATGTACCTTCGGTAATTAAGATCGATACTGATCGCAATACACTGCCAGTATTggataattcattaaataaaagaataagagaaattattgATCAAATACGAATCGAGAGACACCGTTGCATGAGG TTAACGATAGTAAGACAGAGGGAAAAGTTGGAGATGGTGTTACGTCATTTCTTAATAGAGGACAGAGGAAACGATGGTAGTCCAAGTTACGTTGATTTCCTTTGCCATATGCACAAAGAAATACGAGAGATTCTTAAACCATaa
- the LOC122630618 gene encoding protein transport protein Sec24C isoform X2, producing MSGPSIKGQQYPPMPGPPNPGHHYSEPPNINAPPLSGQPNMFPPPLPNQQNFVKSPPSMMGQQNFSGLQSSGYQMQSNIQPPMTNMSGPPKHPMYSVPPTSQGQLLNSLVPNQLPQYSSPISHNNQNISNPSASMPPSSQNIMSSTVTSVSPSSQNSMSNALPHMPPSGQSTMSNLPAKMPPSSQSVMSNTAAQMPPNNQTPMSNTLAQMPPGTQNMISNTMAQMPPNNQNLINASAHMPPSSQNMSNATAQMPPSSQNMMSNATAQMPPSSQNIMSNAAPQMPPSSQNFMSNSGAEMQPRSQSMMSNATPQMPPTSQSLMSNSGVEMPPRSQSMMSNTMAQMPPTSQNLMSNSGAEIQPRSQSMMPNVAGQMPPRSQNISNTSAHMPPSSQNMMSNPLNRMPLSSQTMSNTPAQMPSSSQNMSNTMTQMPPSSQNKISEQAFITNPPVYEQSGQSHVPPLSDYPLPQPGRQYPSAPPMSGQTMTNPGLNRAMPPPMTNYQQGGYPQPGYHNQTDMYVNQRSPYPSGPMSSTESYQPGMQPQQARRLDPEQMPSPIQVIQDDQRTKGGVFVTNQIGLVPPLVTTKFVTQDQGNASPRYIRSTMYTVPTTADIIKQTRVPFALILSPMARVEEGEYEPPVVDMGEIGPVRCIRCKAYMSPFMQFIDAGRRFQCMFCKATTEVPAEYFQHLDHRGQRMDRYERPELMLGTYEYIATKEYCRNNIFPKPPAMIFVIDVSYNTIKSGLVNLLCAEMKSIIKHLPVDVDQTKSNMKVGFVTYNNTVHFYNVNPCLTQPQMMVVGDVQDVFMPLLDGFLCDIEESETVIDSLMAQIPAMFADTRETETILAPAIRAGLEALKASECAGKLIVFHSSLPIAEAPGKLKNRDDRKLLGTDKEKSVLAPQNNVYNNLGQECVDVGCSVDLFVFNNSYVDIATISQICRLTGGEVYKYTYFQADVDGDRLVSDVITNVSRPIAFDARMRLRTSTGVRATDFYGHFFMSNTTEMELASIDCNKAVAVEIKHDDKLTEDEGVYIQAALLYTSCGGVRRLRILNLSLKTSSQMAELYRTCDLDAIVNYFSKESVFKVIESTPRAVKDNLIARCANMLAAYRKNCASASNAGQLILPECMKLLPLYVNCILKSDAVTGGSDMTIDDRSFVMQAVATMPISISVVYMYPRLLPLHDVDPDSTDLPQMLRCSIDKFTEDGAYLLENSVHMFLWLGVALSPQWVKAVFDVPSVIKIDTDRNTLPVLDNSLNKRIREIIDQIRIERHRCMRLTIVRQREKLEMVLRHFLIEDRGNDGSPSYVDFLCHMHKEIREILKP from the exons ATGTCTGGGCCATCCATTAAAGGACAGCAGTATCCCCCCATGCCAGGACCACCAAATCCAGGACATCATTATTCTGAACCTCCTAATATAAATGCACCACCTTTATCTGGCCAACCAAACATGTTTCCACCACCATTGCCGAatcaacaaaattttgttaaatcacCGCCTTCGATGATGGGACAGCAGAATTTTTCTGGTTTGCAATCTTCTGGATATCAAATGCAATCCAACATTCAACCTCCGATGACAAATATGTCTGGGCCACCCAAACATCCTATGTATTCCGTTCCACCTACTAGCCAGGgacaattattaaattctctTGTACCAAATCAGCTTCCGCAATATTCAAGTCCTATATCacataataatcaaaatatatctaatccTTCAGCTTCTATGCCACCCAGTAGTCAAAATATAATGTCTAGTACGGTAACGTCAGTATCACCTAGCAGTCAAAATTCAATGTCCAATGCTTTGCCTCATATGCCACCTAGTGGCCAAAGCACAATGTCTAATCTTCCCGCAAAAATGCCACCCAGTAGTCAAAGTGTTATGTCAAATACGGCAGCACAAATGCCACCGAATAATCAAACCCCTATGTCTAATACTTTGGCTCAAATGCCACCTGGTACTCAAAATATGATTTCTAATACCATGGCACAAATGCCAcctaataatcaaaatttgataaatGCTTCGGCTCATATGCCACCGAGTTCTCAAAACATGTCTAACGCCACAGCTCAA ATGCCACCTAGTTCTCAGAACATGATGTCTAATGCTACGGCTCAA ATGCCGCCTAGTTCTCAGAACATAATGTCTAATGCTGCTCCTCAAATGCCACCTAGTTCACAAAATTTCATGTCTAATTCTGGGGCTGAAATGCAACCCAGATCACAGAGCATGATGTCTAATGCTACTCCTCAGATGCCACCTACTTCGCAAAGTCTTATGTCTAATTCTGGGGTTGAAATGCCACCTAGATCACAGAGCATGATGTCTAATACTATGGCCCAAATGCCACCAACTTCGCAAAACCTTATGTCTAATTCTGGGGCTGAAATACAACCTAGATCACAAAGCATGATGCCTAATGTTGCAGGTCAAATGCCACCCAGATcgcaaaatatatctaatacttCGGCTCATATGCCACCTAGCTCGCAAAATATGATGTCTAACCCTTTAAATCGAATGCCACTTAGCTCGCAAACTATGTCTAATACACCGGCTCAAATGCCATCTAGCTCACAGAATATGTCCAACACTATGACTCAAATGCCACCTAGCTCTCAAAACAAAATCTCGGAACAAGCTTTCATTACAAACCCACCTGTGTATGAACAAAGTGGACAAAGTCATGTACCTCCTTTATCTGATTATCCTTTACCTCAACCGGGACGACAATATCCTTCTGCTCCTCCAATGTCTGGACAAACTATGACAAATCCTGGTCTTAATCGTGCAATGCCTCCACCTATGACAAATTATCAACAAGGAGGTTATCCTCAACCAGGATACCACAATCAGACG gatatgtatgtaaatcaAAGAAGTCCTTATCCAAGTGGTCCAATGAGTTCTACAGAAAGTTATCAGCCAGGTATGCAACCTCAACAAGCCAGACGCCTGGATCCTGAACAAATGCCCAGTCCA atacaaGTTATACAAGATGATCAACGTACAAAAGGTGGTGTGTTTGTTACGAATCAAATAGGATTAGTTCCACCATTAGTAACTACCAAGTTTGTAACACAAGATCAAGGAAATGCATCCCCTAGATATATTAGATCTACAATGTATACTGTTCCTACTACAGcagatattataaaacaa aCTAGGGTTCCTTTTGCTTTAATACTAAGTCCAATGGCACGTGTTGAAGAAGGAGAATACGAACCACCAGTTGTTGATATGGGAGAAATTGGTCCAGTCCGTTGTATACGTTGTAAAGCGTATATGAGTCCATTTATGCAGTTTATTGACGCTGGACGTAGATTTCAATGCATGTTTTGTAAAGCTACGACGGAAG TTCCAGcagaatattttcaacatttgGATCATAGAGGTCAACGTATGGATCGTTATGAAAGACCAGAATTAATGTTGGGAACGTACGAATATATTGCTACAAAAGAATATTGCAGa aacaatatttttccaaaacCACCAGCAATGATATTTGTTATCGATGTTTCATACAACACGATCAAATCTGGTttagtaaatttattatgtgCGGAGATGAAATccataataaaacatttaccAGTTGATGTTGATCAAACGAAGTCGAATATGAAAGTAGGTTTCGTAACGTACAACAACACAGTACACTTTTACAATGTTAATCCTTGTCTTACTCAACCACAAATGATGGTTGTGGGTGATGTACAAGATGTATTTATGCCTCTACTCGACGGATTCTTATGTGACATCGAAGAAAGCGAGACAGTTATCGATAGTTTGATGGCACAGATACCAGCTATGTTTGCAGATACACGTGAAACAGAAACTATTTTGGCTCCTGCCATACGAGCTGGACTTGAAGCATTAAag GCTTCAGAATGCGCAGGAAAGTTAATAGTATTTCATTCGTCTTTACCTATTGCCGAAGCTCCAGGCAAATTGAAAAATCGTGACGATCGCAAGTTACTTGGTactgataaagaaaaatcagtattag CTCCGCAAAATAACGTTTATAACAATTTAGGACAAGAATGTGTCGATGTTGGATGTAGCGTcgatcttttcgtttttaataattcgtaCGTGGATATTGCAACTATAAGTCAAATATGTCGGCTTACTGGAGGTgaagtttataaatatacatactttcAA GCTGATGTTGATGGTGACAGATTGGTATCCGATGTTATTACTAATGTCAGTAGACCAATTGCTTTCGATGCACGTATGCGTTTACGTACCTCTACGGGTGTTAGAGCAACAGATTTCTATGGACATTTCTTTATGTCAAATACCACCGAAATGGAGTTGGCTAGTATAGATTGTAATAAG GCTGTTGCTGTTGAGATTAAACACGACGATAAATTGACGGAAGATGaaggtgtatatatacaagctgctttattatatacttcttGCGGAGGTGTTAGGCGATTACGTATTTTAAATCTCAGTTTGAAGACTTCTTCGCAAATGGCCGAGTTATATCGTACTTGCGATTTAGATgctattgttaattatttctccAAAGAAA GTGTGTTTAAAGTAATTGAATCAACGCCAAGAGCCGTCAAAGATAACTTAATCGCAAGATGTGCGAACATGCTTGCGGCGTATAGGAAAAATTGTGCTTCTGCGTCCAACGCCGGTCAATTGATATTACCGGAATGTATGAAGTTACTTCCATTATATGTTAATTGCATATTGAAAAGCGATGCAGTTACTGGTG GCTCGGATATGACAATAGATGATAGATCATTTGTTATGCAAGCGGTTGCTACAATGCCTATTTCGATATCCGTTGTTTACATGTATCCTAGATTACTTCCTCTGCATGATGTTGATCCAGATAGCACAGATTTACCTCAGATGTTACGTTGTTCTATCGACAAATTTACGGAGGATGGAGCTTATTTACTTG aaaaCAGTGTGCATATGTTCTTGTGGTTAGGTGTAGCACTTTCTCCGCAATGGGTAAAAGCAGTCTTCGATGTACCTTCGGTAATTAAGATCGATACTGATCGCAATACACTGCCAGTATTggataattcattaaataaaagaataagagaaattattgATCAAATACGAATCGAGAGACACCGTTGCATGAGG TTAACGATAGTAAGACAGAGGGAAAAGTTGGAGATGGTGTTACGTCATTTCTTAATAGAGGACAGAGGAAACGATGGTAGTCCAAGTTACGTTGATTTCCTTTGCCATATGCACAAAGAAATACGAGAGATTCTTAAACCATaa
- the LOC122630625 gene encoding heparan-alpha-glucosaminide N-acetyltransferase, which yields MLEKQCFHSDLKYDEACVKLRNEDKSNAWLYALSSDCVSCPYSRVSLISTANYSVKFNTARSMKWAVLNVDGSNEYISAKNISTAICKLSPNLGEYGSYELLIRNDSCFLNTLIRPTNSYITLLIVFGIIVCFLIGISLSRQIWQLIQEKCLKHTNDQIANDPTKKRRVKSIDTFRGISILFMIFVNSGAGGYYLLEHATWNGLLIGDLVFPCFMWIMGVCIPIAMSSQLSRGVLKLEMFFGILKRSILLFLIGVALNTLASMPQLEKIRIFGVLQRFGVAYLVVALMFLFLTPRKPKKIQSLMHQRLKDISILLPQWIIVLCIVVVHCILTFKLSVPGCPTGYLGPGGRHEDGKYFNCTGGAAGYIDDLILTPKHVFQNLLIISVYGSKPFDPEGILGCLTTIFQVFLGVQAGEILLCYKDWKDRVVRWLLWAVFLAIVGFLAHVYVIPVNKNLWSLSFALVTTAFALGLLSACYLLVDVARIWRGGPFRIPGMNALLIYIGHHLCYQIFPFHWRIGNMQGRTLVLVEAIWGVVLWTIIAYIMHRKRMYITL from the exons atgctcgAAAAGCAGTGTTTTCACAGTGACTTAAAGTACGACGAAGCTTGTGTTAAATTaagaaatgaagataaatCGAATGCATGGCTTTATGCGCTTTCATCCGATTGCGTTTCG tGTCCGTACAGTCGAGTATCTTTGATTTCAACCGCGAATTATAGCGTGAAATTTAATACTGCCAGATCTATGAAATGGGCGGTACTGAACGTCGATGGTTCTAACGAATATATATCTGCTAAAAATATCAG taCCGCGATTTGCAAACTTTCACCAAATTTAGGAGAATACGGCagttatgaattattaattcgaaacGATAGTTGTTTCCTCAACACACTGATACGACCAACCAATTCTTACATCA CTCTCCTCATTGTTTTCGGTATAATAGTATGCTTTCTAATTGGAATATCATTGTCACGACAAATATGGCAATTGATtcaagaaaaatgtttgaaacATACTAACGATCAGATAGCTAACGATCCTACGAAGAAACGACGAGTGAAATCTATCGACACATTTAGAGG GATCAGCATTTTGTTTATGATCTTCGTTAATAGCGGTGCTGGAGGATATTATCTATTGGAGCATGCAACTTGGAACGGTTTATTAATAGGAGACTTGGTCTTTCCATGTTTCATGTGGATTATGGGAGTTTGTATTCCTATAGCCATGTCCTCGCAATTATCACGTGGCGTTTTGAaattagaaatgttttttGGAATTCTTAAG agAAGCATCCTGTTATTTCTTATCGGTGTTGCATTAAACACTCTCGCTAGCATGCCGCAGCTggaaaaaatacgaatattcGGTGTGTTGCAAAGATTCGGTGTTGCTTATCTTGTTGTTGCTCTgatgtttctatttctaacACCGAGAAAACCTAAAAAAATTCAA AGTCTAATGCATCAACGATTAAAGGATATATCCATTTTGTTACCACAATGGATCATCGTTCTATGCATCGTCGTTGTTCATTGCATATTAACGTTCAAACTTTCAGTACCAGGATGTcccac AGGTTATCTCGGTCCTGGTGGACGTCACGaagatggaaaatattttaattgtaccGGTGGTGCTGCTGGATATATAGACGATTTGATCCTAACACCCAAACACGTGTTTCAAAACCTGTTGATAATCTCGGTTTACGGATCTAAACCCTTCGATCCTGAGGGTATTTTAG gtTGCCTGACAACAATATTCCAAGTATTTCTTGGAGTCCAAGCAGGAGAGATTTTATTGTGCTATAAGGATTGGAAGGATAGGGTCGTAAGGTGGCTCCTATGGGCGGTATTTTTAGCTATCGTAGGATTTCTTGCTCACGTTTACGTCATAcccgtaaataaaaatttatggtCGTTATCTTTTGCATTGGTAACGACTGCCTTTGCTCTTGGTCTTTTATCAGCTTGTTACTTACTAGTGGATGTTGCAAGAATATGGAGAGGTGGACCATTTCGAATACCTG GAATGAACGCTCTTCTTATATACATCGGTCATCATTTATGCTATCAAATCTTTCCATTTCATTGGCGTATCGGTAATATGCAAGGTCGTACTTTGGTATTGGTAGAAGCTATTTGGGGTGTTGTCCTATGGACCATCATAGCTTATATTATGCATCGTAAACGAATGTATATTACTTTGTGA